The Rheinheimera mangrovi genome contains the following window.
TAACGGCGTGAATCCACAGCAGGGATAGCCGCATTGTGAGGCAAACTGGTGCCTAAAGATTCCGCCATACAGGCCATAGTAGAAGCAGTGCCCATGGTATTACAGGTACCAGCAGAACGTGACATGCTGGCTTCCATATCCATAAACTGCTCCAGCGTAATACGGCCAGCCTTATATTCTTCATGAGCCTGCCAAACCAGCGTGCCTGAGCCGACGTCTTTGCCATGGTGTTTACCATTTAACATAGGGCCACCTGTGACTACTATTGTGGGTAAGTCACAACTTGCAGCGCCCATTAATAAAGCTGGTGTGGTTTTATCACAGCCCACCAACAGCACCACACCATCAATAGGGTTACCACGGATTGCTTCTTCAGTATCCATAGCGGCGAGGTTGCGCGTTAACATGGCGGTTGGACGTAAATTCGATTCACCGTTGGAGAACACTGGAAATTCAACCGGAATACCACCTGCTTCACGAATACCATTTTTGACCCGTTCGGCGATTTGACGAAAATGTGCATTGCAAGGCGTCAGCTCAGACCAGGTATTACAAACCCCAATCACCGGCTTGCCATGAAAGTGATGATCAGGAATACCCTGATTCTTCATCCAGCTGCGATACATAAAACCGTTTTTGTCGTTAGTACCAAACCAGCTGGCAGAACGAAGCTGCACTTTTTTCTTTTCGTCTTGGGCCATAGTTGAATCCTGAAGCAATTTAATTTAATAATATTGTATTACTAATACATCAAGCTGAAGCCTAAGTTCAAGCAGTTCGTAAAAAATTTTCACCAAAGCTGTGCAGATTTATTCATTCTGCATTGATTTAATTAGAATTTTTTCCTGCCCCTGATTTGTGCAACTTTTGCACATTCGGCTCATTTAGTAATACTATAAGATAATTATCATTAAATCACGACAGGGGTATTATGAAAAACGTTCAGATTTTTACCTTTTTACTGCGAAGCCTAGTACTGGGTCTGGTGAGCTTCCAACTATGGGCCGCCAATCCTATTTTTACTGATGTACGTACTGCAGATCCGGCTGCTTTAGTGGTGGGCGATACGGTCTATTTGTACACGGGCCATGACGAAGCCAAAGACAATAAAACCTTTTTTGTCATGCATGACTGGCTGGTGTTTTCCTCCAAAGACATGAAAAACTGGCAAGCCCATGGCGCTAAACTCAAGGCCAAAGATTTCAGCTGGGCGAAGGGCGATGCCTGGGCCTCTCAGGTGATTGAAAAAAATGGCAAGTTTTATTGGTATGTCACAGTACGCCACGCCAGTATCAATGGTTTTGCTATTGGTGTTGCTGTAGGTGACAGCCCACTTGGGCCCTTTAAAGATGCCCGCGGCACTGCGCTTATTACCAACGATATGACGACCGACACCCACATCGACTGGGATGATATAGACCCTTCGGTCTTTATTGATGACGACAGTCAGGCCTATTTGTTTTGGGGCAATACCAAACCCCGTTACGCCAAACTCAAAGCCAACATGACAGAGCTGGATGGCCCAATTCAAAATTTGGATCTGCCCAATTTTACCGAGGCTATTTGGGTGCATAAAAAAGCCGATCTGTATTACCTGTCGTATGCTTCAGGCTTTCCGGAGAAAATTGTTTATGCCACCAGTAAAAAAATCTCCGGCCCCTGGGTTTATCAGGACATCCTGAACGAAGTAGCAGGCAATTCCCCCACTAACCATCAGGCTATTATTGAATTTAAAGGCAAAGATTATTTTATTTACCACACAGGAGCAGCTCAGCCTGATGGCGGTGAATTTCGCCGTTCTGTGGCCATCGATCGGTTGTATTACAACAAAGATGGCACTTTAAAACGCGTCATTATGACCAGTGAAGGTTTGGACAAGGAGCAGAACTGATAAATGGCGGGTAGTAGAGGCAGCGGCTTGTCCCGGCACTTCCATTAGTACCGCGGTATCAATAGACGGGCGGGTGCAAGACCCGCCCCTACAGTTCTGCTTGACAATAGAGTATAGAAAACAGATATTAATCTTATTGTAATACAAATATAAAATTAACGAGGATGTGCGATGCGTTTAATTCAATTTGTGACACCAGAGCAGCAACGCGCTGTGGCTCTGGTGTTATCCAGCACAGAGGTTCAGCTTTTAAGTGGTGTCCAGACTGTCTATCAGTTGGCGAATCAGGCTTTGTCTGCAAATAAACCATTGCAGCAGCTGGTCACAGAGCTGGTTAGTGACCAGAAACTGGATTATCAGGCCATAGTAGCCGAAGGACGTTTATTGGCGCCTTTTGATCATCCGGATCAAGCCCATTTGCTAGTGACAGGCACAGGGCTGACTCACTTGGGCAGCGCCGATACCCGCGCTACTATGCATGCTCAAACCAGCGGCAAAGCAGTGGCTGAGCTGACAGATACGATGAAAATGTTTAAGTTGGGTCTGGATGGCGGTAAACCTGCTGCAGGGGAAACAGGTGTGCAGCCTGAATGGTT
Protein-coding sequences here:
- a CDS encoding glycoside hydrolase family 43 protein, whose amino-acid sequence is MKNVQIFTFLLRSLVLGLVSFQLWAANPIFTDVRTADPAALVVGDTVYLYTGHDEAKDNKTFFVMHDWLVFSSKDMKNWQAHGAKLKAKDFSWAKGDAWASQVIEKNGKFYWYVTVRHASINGFAIGVAVGDSPLGPFKDARGTALITNDMTTDTHIDWDDIDPSVFIDDDSQAYLFWGNTKPRYAKLKANMTELDGPIQNLDLPNFTEAIWVHKKADLYYLSYASGFPEKIVYATSKKISGPWVYQDILNEVAGNSPTNHQAIIEFKGKDYFIYHTGAAQPDGGEFRRSVAIDRLYYNKDGTLKRVIMTSEGLDKEQN